One window of the Ictidomys tridecemlineatus isolate mIctTri1 chromosome 11, mIctTri1.hap1, whole genome shotgun sequence genome contains the following:
- the LOC144368003 gene encoding uncharacterized protein LOC144368003 produces the protein MAARAALSPGPGGRRFQAHALRRRQRRRPQPWPLCGSRAAAAPWISVLGPPHSARQSRSAPQPARTRPDRAPPVPARVSASPPLGSAPPSARPGAAAATAAPPVRSARPNRFPAPLPAASAARTPRAVAGWARAAHSGPLGGCRPPPGGDRALEPK, from the coding sequence ATGGCCGCCCGCGCCGCGCTCTCCCCCGGCCCCGGGGGGCGCCGGTTCCAGGCCCACGCGCTgaggcggcggcagcggcggcggcccCAGCCTTGGCCTTTGTGCGGCTCGCGGGCAGCGGCGGCGCCCTGGATCTCGGTTCTCGGTCCGCCTCACTCGGCCCGGCAGTCGCGCTCTGCTCCTCAGCCTGCTCGCACCCGGCCCGACCGCGCTCCGCCGGTCCCGGCTCGCGTTTCCGCCTCCCCACCCCTCGGCTCCGCTCCTCCCTCAGCCCGCCCCGGCGCGGCGGCGGCGACGGCGGCTCCTCCTGTCAGGAGCGCCAGGCCGAACCGGTTCCCCGCCCCTCTCCCCGCCGCCTCCGCGGCGAGGACGCCCCGGGCTGTGGCCGGCTGGGCCCGGGCTGCCCACTCGGGTCCCCTCGGTGGCTGCCGACCACCGCCCGGCGGGGACCGGGCACTGGAGCCGAAGTGA